A part of Saccharicrinis carchari genomic DNA contains:
- the fghA gene encoding S-formylglutathione hydrolase, whose product MLENISSVKVSDGWHKQYNHNATSTNCSMRFAIFLPPGASESNKVPVLYWLSGLTCTDENFMQKAGAFKKAAELGMAIVAPDTSPRGENVPDEDSYDFGQGAGFYVNATQAPYATHYHMYDYVVNELPRLIEKHFPVTGTKAISGHSMGGHGALMIALKNPQSYVSASAFSPIVNPVNSPWGVKAFTGYLGNDKAVWAQYDSCELMRQAKQSDYLPMLASQGDADNFLEEQLKPEKLINVAKEKNYPLSFEMQAGYDHSYFFISTFIDQHLSFHHKYLQGE is encoded by the coding sequence ATGTTAGAAAATATTTCAAGTGTAAAAGTATCCGATGGTTGGCATAAGCAATATAACCATAACGCTACAAGCACAAACTGCAGCATGCGTTTTGCCATATTTTTACCTCCTGGTGCTAGCGAGAGCAATAAAGTGCCCGTGCTATATTGGCTTTCGGGCTTAACCTGTACGGATGAAAACTTTATGCAAAAAGCAGGTGCCTTCAAAAAAGCCGCTGAATTGGGTATGGCCATTGTGGCACCCGACACCAGCCCCAGAGGCGAAAATGTACCCGATGAAGACAGCTACGACTTTGGCCAGGGTGCGGGATTTTATGTAAACGCTACACAAGCACCGTATGCTACACATTACCACATGTACGATTATGTGGTAAATGAATTGCCCCGGCTTATTGAAAAGCACTTCCCTGTTACCGGCACAAAAGCCATTAGTGGGCACTCAATGGGTGGGCACGGTGCCTTAATGATTGCGCTTAAAAACCCGCAAAGTTATGTCAGCGCATCAGCGTTCAGCCCTATCGTAAATCCTGTAAATAGCCCATGGGGTGTGAAAGCCTTTACGGGTTATTTGGGTAATGATAAGGCCGTGTGGGCTCAATACGATTCATGCGAATTGATGCGTCAAGCCAAGCAAAGCGATTATTTACCTATGCTGGCAAGTCAAGGCGATGCCGACAATTTTTTAGAGGAACAATTAAAACCAGAGAAATTAATAAACGTTGCCAAAGAAAAAAACTATCCGCTAAGCTTTGAAATGCAAGCTGGTTACGATCATAGCTACTTTTTTATCAGCACCTTTATCGATCAGCATTTATCATTTCATCATAAGTATCTGCAGGGTGAATAA
- a CDS encoding NAD(P)(+) transhydrogenase (Re/Si-specific) subunit beta, with product MDKILGVLNGTAYTVGSTLLELSYLLAALLFVYGLKLLSHPETARKGNLWAAGGMGLAMLTTLLLHKNAAGGGISLVNIWIIIAAISVGALAGWIISRRVKMTAMPQLVSLFNASGGAASALVALLEYPNAMAGNVGSILVTVLGLIIGAVAFSGSMIAFGKLDGKVGDVMKPFMTYFNLGLLIVTLALGAYLVASPNPPLQMLWAIYLLTALALLYGVTFVLPIGGADMPVVISLLNAFTGVAAAMAGFIYNNQAMILGGILVGSAGMILTVLMCNAMNRSLLNVIIGAFGGGGASATGEEGTIAEITLSDAAVLLSYSQNVVVIPGYGLAVAQAQHIAHELDILLEGKGVQVRYAIHPVAGRMPGHMNVLLAEADVPYEKLVEMDSINPDMPNVDVAIVVGANDVVNPAAHSDPGSPIYGMPIIEASQAKNIIVMKRGMGKGYAGIENHLFFNDKTRMLFGNAKDTLQKLVTEIKNF from the coding sequence ATGGATAAAATATTAGGCGTTCTGAACGGTACTGCATATACCGTTGGAAGCACATTGCTTGAACTGAGTTATCTCCTTGCGGCTCTTTTGTTTGTTTATGGACTTAAATTGCTCTCCCATCCCGAAACGGCACGCAAGGGCAACCTGTGGGCAGCCGGCGGTATGGGACTGGCCATGCTGACCACCTTACTGCTGCATAAAAATGCAGCCGGTGGAGGTATCTCTTTAGTTAATATATGGATAATAATTGCTGCAATAAGTGTAGGTGCTCTAGCCGGCTGGATTATTTCGCGTCGTGTTAAGATGACGGCCATGCCGCAATTGGTGTCTTTGTTCAACGCATCCGGAGGTGCTGCATCGGCACTGGTGGCCTTGTTGGAGTATCCCAACGCAATGGCAGGCAACGTGGGTTCTATTTTGGTAACAGTGCTTGGCCTTATCATCGGTGCTGTAGCTTTTAGTGGTAGTATGATTGCTTTTGGAAAGCTCGATGGTAAAGTGGGTGATGTGATGAAACCTTTTATGACCTACTTTAATCTGGGGCTTTTAATCGTGACCCTGGCTCTGGGAGCTTATTTGGTGGCTTCGCCAAATCCCCCGCTTCAAATGCTTTGGGCCATCTATTTATTAACAGCTCTTGCGCTTTTGTATGGTGTTACATTTGTGTTGCCCATTGGCGGGGCCGATATGCCCGTGGTAATATCGCTGCTAAATGCTTTTACTGGCGTTGCGGCAGCTATGGCCGGATTTATTTATAACAATCAAGCTATGATTCTGGGGGGTATTTTGGTAGGCTCGGCCGGAATGATATTGACCGTACTCATGTGTAATGCCATGAACCGATCTTTGCTAAACGTGATTATTGGTGCCTTTGGTGGTGGAGGTGCCTCTGCTACTGGCGAAGAGGGTACCATTGCAGAAATTACCTTGAGCGATGCAGCTGTTCTGCTTAGCTATTCGCAAAACGTGGTGGTAATACCCGGATACGGATTGGCAGTTGCCCAGGCGCAGCACATTGCGCACGAACTCGACATTTTATTAGAAGGAAAAGGTGTACAGGTACGATATGCCATTCATCCCGTGGCAGGTCGTATGCCCGGGCATATGAATGTGTTGCTGGCAGAGGCTGATGTACCCTACGAAAAATTGGTGGAGATGGATAGCATTAACCCCGATATGCCCAATGTTGATGTGGCCATAGTGGTGGGAGCCAACGATGTGGTTAATCCTGCTGCACATAGCGATCCGGGAAGCCCTATTTATGGTATGCCCATCATAGAGGCCAGCCAGGCTAAAAATATCATCGTAATGAAACGAGGAATGGGAAAAGGTTATGCCGGGATTGAAAATCATTTGTTTTTCAACGATAAAACACGTATGCTCTTTGGTAACGCCAAAGATACCCTTCAAAAATTGGTGACTGAGATAAAGAATTTTTAA
- a CDS encoding NAD(P) transhydrogenase subunit alpha produces MESVLQFFFTHKEAIFIIALSIFLGIEVISNVPSVLHTPLMSGANAISGVIIIGGIILVGHADLSTFSLNLVLGILALIFGTLNVVGGFAVTDRMLEMFKKKKK; encoded by the coding sequence ATGGAAAGCGTATTACAATTCTTCTTTACACATAAAGAAGCCATTTTTATCATAGCTTTATCCATTTTTTTGGGTATAGAAGTTATTTCAAATGTCCCTTCTGTATTGCACACCCCACTTATGTCGGGAGCCAATGCCATTAGTGGGGTCATCATCATAGGAGGCATAATTTTAGTAGGTCATGCCGACCTTTCTACCTTCTCATTAAACCTGGTACTGGGTATCCTGGCCCTTATCTTTGGTACCTTAAATGTGGTGGGCGGTTTTGCCGTGACGGACAGGATGCTAGAAATGTTTAAAAAAAAGAAAAAGTAA
- a CDS encoding Re/Si-specific NAD(P)(+) transhydrogenase subunit alpha yields MILGLLREPGDETRVALLPELVKELVVAKVEVLTENSAGEKAFASDADYEAAGAKLASREAVFERAEVLLQIQPPNDSDLSLIKKTQIWISVFNPLWETVLVDTFLKKGLTTFSLDSIPRSTRAQAMDVLSSMATVAGYKAVLEAALRLPTFFPMFMTAAGTIRPANVLILGAGVAGLQAIASARRLGAQVQVFDVRSAVKEEVMSLGGKFVEVEGAVEDKAAGGYAVEQTEEFKRKQQEAIDQHAAKANVVICTAQIPGRKAPVLIHKATVDNMKPGSLIIDLAASTGGNCELTKNNESVVHKGVTIIGQSNYPAQMPVDASRMFGKNVFNFLKLIIGEEGTLNLNFDDDIVKGTCITHQGEVLNERVKSIIEKKNGSPAIKETEIKTGTKTKK; encoded by the coding sequence ATGATTCTTGGCTTACTTAGAGAGCCCGGTGACGAAACGCGTGTGGCGTTGCTCCCGGAGTTGGTAAAAGAGCTGGTAGTGGCTAAAGTGGAAGTGCTCACCGAAAATTCGGCCGGTGAAAAAGCATTTGCCAGCGATGCCGACTATGAGGCTGCAGGAGCAAAGCTTGCTTCGCGAGAGGCTGTTTTTGAGCGTGCAGAGGTGTTGTTACAAATTCAACCACCCAACGACAGCGATTTATCTCTTATCAAAAAAACACAGATATGGATCAGTGTTTTTAATCCACTTTGGGAAACGGTATTGGTAGATACCTTTTTAAAAAAGGGACTTACTACCTTTAGTCTGGATTCTATACCACGTAGCACACGGGCGCAGGCCATGGATGTTTTATCTTCTATGGCTACCGTGGCAGGATACAAGGCGGTGCTGGAAGCTGCGTTACGCTTACCTACCTTCTTTCCAATGTTTATGACAGCTGCGGGTACGATACGCCCGGCGAATGTATTAATTTTAGGAGCCGGGGTAGCAGGTTTGCAAGCCATTGCATCAGCCCGCAGGCTGGGTGCTCAGGTTCAGGTGTTTGACGTACGCTCTGCTGTAAAAGAAGAGGTGATGAGCCTTGGTGGTAAATTTGTAGAGGTGGAAGGTGCTGTAGAAGATAAGGCGGCAGGAGGATATGCCGTGGAGCAGACAGAAGAATTTAAAAGGAAACAGCAGGAAGCCATAGACCAACATGCGGCCAAAGCCAATGTAGTTATTTGTACGGCACAGATTCCCGGACGTAAAGCACCCGTTCTTATTCATAAAGCAACGGTAGATAACATGAAACCAGGTTCGTTAATTATTGATTTGGCTGCTTCTACCGGAGGCAATTGCGAGCTGACCAAAAACAATGAATCCGTAGTACACAAAGGGGTTACCATCATAGGGCAGAGCAATTATCCGGCGCAGATGCCCGTGGATGCCAGTCGTATGTTTGGTAAAAATGTGTTTAACTTTTTAAAGCTTATCATAGGCGAGGAGGGTACACTCAACCTTAATTTCGATGATGATATTGTAAAAGGAACCTGTATCACCCATCAGGGCGAAGTATTGAATGAAAGAGTGAAATCGATAATAGAGAAAAAAAACGGAAGTCCGGCAATAAAAGAAACAGAAATAAAAACCGGAACAAAAACCAAAAAATAA